A single genomic interval of Syngnathoides biaculeatus isolate LvHL_M chromosome 1, ASM1980259v1, whole genome shotgun sequence harbors:
- the abitram gene encoding protein Abitram isoform X1: MDDEEHKNDGAAAPSVIDRYYTRWYRADMKGNPCEDHCILQHSNRICVITLAETHPLLEKGRSIAKINYQISNACSRLNNKVSGKSKRGGQFLTEFAPLCRITCTDQTQFTVYSCIRGRLLEVNENILERPGLLQEKPSTEGYIAVILPKFEESKSITENLLSRDDFDKLVAGRAAAQTTEVTRPS, encoded by the exons ATGGACGACGAGGAGCACAAAAACGATGGAGCCGCCGCGCCTTCAGTGATCGACCGTTACTACACGCGATGGTACAGAgccg ATATGAAGGGAAACCCGTGCGAGGACCATTGCATCCTTCAGCATTCCAACAG GATTTGCGTCATCACCTTGGCCGAGACTCACCCGCTGCTGGAGAAAGGCCGAAGCATCGCCAAGATCAACTACCAGATCAGCAACGCCTGCAGCCGCTTGAACAACAAAGTGTCCGGAAAGTCCAAGCGG GGAGGTCAATTCCTGACTGAATTTGCGCCGCTGTGTCGAATAACGTGCACGGATCAAACCCAGTTCACGGTCTACAG CTGCATCAGGGGACGTCTCCTCGAGGTCAACGAGAACATTCTGGAAAGGCCGGGCCTCTTACAGGAAAAG CCGTCCACGGAGGGCTACATCGCCGTCATCCTGCCCAAGTTCGAGGAGAGCAAAAGCATCACCGAGAACCTTCTGAGCCGGGACGACTTCGACAAGCTGGTCGCCGGACGGGCCGCCGCGCAGACGACGGAGGTCACGCGGCCCTCTTGA
- the abitram gene encoding protein Abitram isoform X2, with protein sequence MKGNPCEDHCILQHSNRICVITLAETHPLLEKGRSIAKINYQISNACSRLNNKVSGKSKRGGQFLTEFAPLCRITCTDQTQFTVYSCIRGRLLEVNENILERPGLLQEKPSTEGYIAVILPKFEESKSITENLLSRDDFDKLVAGRAAAQTTEVTRPS encoded by the exons ATGAAGGGAAACCCGTGCGAGGACCATTGCATCCTTCAGCATTCCAACAG GATTTGCGTCATCACCTTGGCCGAGACTCACCCGCTGCTGGAGAAAGGCCGAAGCATCGCCAAGATCAACTACCAGATCAGCAACGCCTGCAGCCGCTTGAACAACAAAGTGTCCGGAAAGTCCAAGCGG GGAGGTCAATTCCTGACTGAATTTGCGCCGCTGTGTCGAATAACGTGCACGGATCAAACCCAGTTCACGGTCTACAG CTGCATCAGGGGACGTCTCCTCGAGGTCAACGAGAACATTCTGGAAAGGCCGGGCCTCTTACAGGAAAAG CCGTCCACGGAGGGCTACATCGCCGTCATCCTGCCCAAGTTCGAGGAGAGCAAAAGCATCACCGAGAACCTTCTGAGCCGGGACGACTTCGACAAGCTGGTCGCCGGACGGGCCGCCGCGCAGACGACGGAGGTCACGCGGCCCTCTTGA
- the ctnnal1 gene encoding alpha-catulin isoform X2, with product MASPPSGNLDSGLEIKTRSVEQTLIPLVSQITTLINHKDGPRKSERTSAAVQRVGQAVSAAVGRFVAVGEAIALENHELKDEMGRACFEARRAGDAIAQLTDVGPVHATSPTVFADRTGMVKAARLLLSSVTKVLVLADRIVIKQIVASRNKVLVTLDHLERVSTFQEFVQIFSQFGNEMVDFAHLTGDRQNDLKDEKKKARMAAARAVLEKCTMMLLTASKTCLRHPDCESARINKDAVFQRMRCALEQVVDIVTEAHGCAGDVSPAGIYGAVKEYKMSVEGLRDNPLASSPDGAGRQLEALVERTEDFTDSPYTGHEQRQAILGVCQAAREDGRRLLHAWTQASVQAKETTEELEVAIAKSCQSVNELTRELHVAAAGRTAELLRVNAEHSPLRALKAAGAEGDLEAVARHSRTLTEQKEQLVENCRLLCHVSGTEPLEIACVHAEETFHVVGPQIISAAQTLALHPSSKIAKENLEVFCEAWESQLGDVALLLREIDDVAEGKRGDKRGYLSLPRSGKLSSNVKNAKPVKLDAEEQSGVAKAGLELRLLSSDVDAELEKWEEQEQRVVRHGQSVASMAYNMYLFTRGEGLLKTTLDLFHQAEVLSEEGLQLCSSLQVLCTQLIGEEKSALTSEVEKLAAACQQLQAGARTPAQGKSATFQKVDSAVQTTRAVLTLVLNILPACSKLNAKSTPDDPAPVRDGGGDYAVKPFEQRLAGLNLLESN from the exons ATCACGACGCTGATCAACCACAAAGACGGGCCCAGGAAGTCCGAGCGCACCTCGGCGGCCGTCCAGCGGGTGGGCCAGGCGGTCAGCGCGGCGGTGGGCCGCTTCGTCGCCGTCGGGGAGGCCATCGCCCTGGAGAACCACGAACTCAAGGACGAGATGGGACGCGCCTGCTTCGAGGCCCGCCGCGCCG GGGACGCCATCGCGCAGCTGACCGACGTGGGGCCCGTGCACGCGACCTCGCCGACCGTGTTCGCCGATCGCACGGGGATGGTGAAGGCCGCCCGCCTGCTGCTGTCGTCCGTCACCAAAGTCCTGGTGCTGGCCGACCGGATCGTCATCAAGCAGATCGTGGCGTCGCGCAACAAG GTCCTGGTGACTCTGGACCATCTGGAGCGCGTGAGCACCTTCCAGGAGTTCGTGCAGATCTTCAGCCAGTTCGGCAACGAGATGGTGGACTTCGCCCACCTCACCGGAGACAGGCAGAAC GACTTGAAAGACGAGAAGAAAAAAGCCCGCATGGCCGCCGCTCGGGCCGTGCTGGAGAAGTGCACCATGATGCTCCTGACGGCCTCCAag ACGTGCCTGAGGCACCCGGACTGCGAGTCGGCGCGGATCAACAAGGACGCCGTCTTCCAGCGGATGCGCTGCGCCCTGGAGCAGGTCGTGGACATCGTGACGGAGGCTCACGGCTGCGCGGGCGACGTCTCGCCCGCCGGCATCTACGGCGCCGTCAAGGAGTACAAG ATGAGCGTGGAGGGCCTGCGCGACAACCCGTTGGCCTCGTCGCCGGACGGCGCGGGCCGCCAGCTGGAGGCGCTGGTGGAGCGCACCGAGGACTTCACCGACTCGCCCTACACGGGGCACGAGCAGCGCCAGGCCATCCTGGGCGTGTGCCAGGCGGCCCGCGAGGACGGCCGCCGGCTGCTGCACGCCTGGACCCAGGCC TCGGTCCAGGCCAAGGAGACCACCGAGGAGTTGGAGGTGGCCATCGCCAAGTCGTGCCAGAGCGTCAACGAGCTGACGCGCGAG CTGCATGtggcggcggcgggccgcaCCGCCGAGCTGCTGAGGGTGAACGCCGAGCACTCGCCGCTGCGCGCGCTCAAGGCGGCCGGCGCCGAGGGCGACCTGGAGGCGGTGGCGCGGCATTCCCGAACGCTGACCGAGCAGAAGGAGCAGCTGGTGGAG AACTGCCGGCTGCTGTGTCACGTGTCCGGGACCGAGCCGCTGGAGATCGCTTGCGTGCACGCCGAGGAGACCTTCCACGTCGTCGGCCCGCAG ATCATTTCGGCGGCGCAGACCCTGGCGCTGCACCCGTCCAGCAAGATCGCCAAGGAGAACCTGGAGGTGTTCTGCGAGGCTTGGGAGTCGCAGCTGGGCGACGTGGCGCTGCTGCTGCGCGAGATCGACGACGTCGCCGAGGGAAAGCGAG GAGACAAACGGGGGTATTTGTCACTTCCCAGGTCCGGA aaGCTCTCTTCTAATGTGAAGAACGCCAAGCCCGTCAAGTTGGACGCAGAG GAGCAAAGCGGCGTGGCCAAAGCGGGCCTGGAGCTTCGGCTGCTGTCGTCCGACGTGGACGCCGAGCTGGAGAAGTGGGAGGAGCAAGAGCAGCGGGTGGTCCGCCACGGCCAGAGCGTGGCCAGCATGGCCTACAACATGTACCTCTTCACCAG agGGGAGGGGCTGCTGAAGACCACCCTCGACCTCTTCCATCAAGCCGAG GTTCTGTCTGAAGAAGGACTCCAGTTGTGCTCCTCCCTGCAAGTTTTGTGCACGCAG CTGATCGGTGAAGAGAAGTCGGCGCTGACGTCGGAGGTGGAGAAGCTGGCGGCGGCGTGTCAACAGCTGCAAGCCGGGGCCCGGACCCCCGCGCAGGGCAAGAGCGCCACCTTCCAGAAG GTGGACTCGGCCGTTCAGACCACCCGGGCCGTGCTGACCCTCGTGCTCAACATCCTGCCGGCGTGTAGCAAGCTCAACGCCAAG TCCACGCCGGACGACCCCGCGCCAGTCCGAGACGGCGGCGGCGACTACGCCGTCAAGCCCTTCGAGCAGCGCCTGGCCGGCCTCAACCTGCTGGAGAGCAACTGA
- the ctnnal1 gene encoding alpha-catulin isoform X4, with the protein MGRACFEARRAGDAIAQLTDVGPVHATSPTVFADRTGMVKAARLLLSSVTKVLVLADRIVIKQIVASRNKVLVTLDHLERVSTFQEFVQIFSQFGNEMVDFAHLTGDRQNDLKDEKKKARMAAARAVLEKCTMMLLTASKTCLRHPDCESARINKDAVFQRMRCALEQVVDIVTEAHGCAGDVSPAGIYGAVKEYKMSVEGLRDNPLASSPDGAGRQLEALVERTEDFTDSPYTGHEQRQAILGVCQAAREDGRRLLHAWTQAQSVQAKETTEELEVAIAKSCQSVNELTRELHVAAAGRTAELLRVNAEHSPLRALKAAGAEGDLEAVARHSRTLTEQKEQLVENCRLLCHVSGTEPLEIACVHAEETFHVVGPQIISAAQTLALHPSSKIAKENLEVFCEAWESQLGDVALLLREIDDVAEGKRGDKRGYLSLPRSGKLSSNVKNAKPVKLDAEEQSGVAKAGLELRLLSSDVDAELEKWEEQEQRVVRHGQSVASMAYNMYLFTRGEGLLKTTLDLFHQAEVLSEEGLQLCSSLQVLCTQLIGEEKSALTSEVEKLAAACQQLQAGARTPAQGKSATFQKVDSAVQTTRAVLTLVLNILPACSKLNAKSTPDDPAPVRDGGGDYAVKPFEQRLAGLNLLESN; encoded by the exons ATGGGACGCGCCTGCTTCGAGGCCCGCCGCGCCG GGGACGCCATCGCGCAGCTGACCGACGTGGGGCCCGTGCACGCGACCTCGCCGACCGTGTTCGCCGATCGCACGGGGATGGTGAAGGCCGCCCGCCTGCTGCTGTCGTCCGTCACCAAAGTCCTGGTGCTGGCCGACCGGATCGTCATCAAGCAGATCGTGGCGTCGCGCAACAAG GTCCTGGTGACTCTGGACCATCTGGAGCGCGTGAGCACCTTCCAGGAGTTCGTGCAGATCTTCAGCCAGTTCGGCAACGAGATGGTGGACTTCGCCCACCTCACCGGAGACAGGCAGAAC GACTTGAAAGACGAGAAGAAAAAAGCCCGCATGGCCGCCGCTCGGGCCGTGCTGGAGAAGTGCACCATGATGCTCCTGACGGCCTCCAag ACGTGCCTGAGGCACCCGGACTGCGAGTCGGCGCGGATCAACAAGGACGCCGTCTTCCAGCGGATGCGCTGCGCCCTGGAGCAGGTCGTGGACATCGTGACGGAGGCTCACGGCTGCGCGGGCGACGTCTCGCCCGCCGGCATCTACGGCGCCGTCAAGGAGTACAAG ATGAGCGTGGAGGGCCTGCGCGACAACCCGTTGGCCTCGTCGCCGGACGGCGCGGGCCGCCAGCTGGAGGCGCTGGTGGAGCGCACCGAGGACTTCACCGACTCGCCCTACACGGGGCACGAGCAGCGCCAGGCCATCCTGGGCGTGTGCCAGGCGGCCCGCGAGGACGGCCGCCGGCTGCTGCACGCCTGGACCCAGGCC CAGTCGGTCCAGGCCAAGGAGACCACCGAGGAGTTGGAGGTGGCCATCGCCAAGTCGTGCCAGAGCGTCAACGAGCTGACGCGCGAG CTGCATGtggcggcggcgggccgcaCCGCCGAGCTGCTGAGGGTGAACGCCGAGCACTCGCCGCTGCGCGCGCTCAAGGCGGCCGGCGCCGAGGGCGACCTGGAGGCGGTGGCGCGGCATTCCCGAACGCTGACCGAGCAGAAGGAGCAGCTGGTGGAG AACTGCCGGCTGCTGTGTCACGTGTCCGGGACCGAGCCGCTGGAGATCGCTTGCGTGCACGCCGAGGAGACCTTCCACGTCGTCGGCCCGCAG ATCATTTCGGCGGCGCAGACCCTGGCGCTGCACCCGTCCAGCAAGATCGCCAAGGAGAACCTGGAGGTGTTCTGCGAGGCTTGGGAGTCGCAGCTGGGCGACGTGGCGCTGCTGCTGCGCGAGATCGACGACGTCGCCGAGGGAAAGCGAG GAGACAAACGGGGGTATTTGTCACTTCCCAGGTCCGGA aaGCTCTCTTCTAATGTGAAGAACGCCAAGCCCGTCAAGTTGGACGCAGAG GAGCAAAGCGGCGTGGCCAAAGCGGGCCTGGAGCTTCGGCTGCTGTCGTCCGACGTGGACGCCGAGCTGGAGAAGTGGGAGGAGCAAGAGCAGCGGGTGGTCCGCCACGGCCAGAGCGTGGCCAGCATGGCCTACAACATGTACCTCTTCACCAG agGGGAGGGGCTGCTGAAGACCACCCTCGACCTCTTCCATCAAGCCGAG GTTCTGTCTGAAGAAGGACTCCAGTTGTGCTCCTCCCTGCAAGTTTTGTGCACGCAG CTGATCGGTGAAGAGAAGTCGGCGCTGACGTCGGAGGTGGAGAAGCTGGCGGCGGCGTGTCAACAGCTGCAAGCCGGGGCCCGGACCCCCGCGCAGGGCAAGAGCGCCACCTTCCAGAAG GTGGACTCGGCCGTTCAGACCACCCGGGCCGTGCTGACCCTCGTGCTCAACATCCTGCCGGCGTGTAGCAAGCTCAACGCCAAG TCCACGCCGGACGACCCCGCGCCAGTCCGAGACGGCGGCGGCGACTACGCCGTCAAGCCCTTCGAGCAGCGCCTGGCCGGCCTCAACCTGCTGGAGAGCAACTGA
- the ctnnal1 gene encoding alpha-catulin isoform X1 → MASPPSGNLDSGLEIKTRSVEQTLIPLVSQITTLINHKDGPRKSERTSAAVQRVGQAVSAAVGRFVAVGEAIALENHELKDEMGRACFEARRAGDAIAQLTDVGPVHATSPTVFADRTGMVKAARLLLSSVTKVLVLADRIVIKQIVASRNKVLVTLDHLERVSTFQEFVQIFSQFGNEMVDFAHLTGDRQNDLKDEKKKARMAAARAVLEKCTMMLLTASKTCLRHPDCESARINKDAVFQRMRCALEQVVDIVTEAHGCAGDVSPAGIYGAVKEYKMSVEGLRDNPLASSPDGAGRQLEALVERTEDFTDSPYTGHEQRQAILGVCQAAREDGRRLLHAWTQAQSVQAKETTEELEVAIAKSCQSVNELTRELHVAAAGRTAELLRVNAEHSPLRALKAAGAEGDLEAVARHSRTLTEQKEQLVENCRLLCHVSGTEPLEIACVHAEETFHVVGPQIISAAQTLALHPSSKIAKENLEVFCEAWESQLGDVALLLREIDDVAEGKRGDKRGYLSLPRSGKLSSNVKNAKPVKLDAEEQSGVAKAGLELRLLSSDVDAELEKWEEQEQRVVRHGQSVASMAYNMYLFTRGEGLLKTTLDLFHQAEVLSEEGLQLCSSLQVLCTQLIGEEKSALTSEVEKLAAACQQLQAGARTPAQGKSATFQKVDSAVQTTRAVLTLVLNILPACSKLNAKSTPDDPAPVRDGGGDYAVKPFEQRLAGLNLLESN, encoded by the exons ATCACGACGCTGATCAACCACAAAGACGGGCCCAGGAAGTCCGAGCGCACCTCGGCGGCCGTCCAGCGGGTGGGCCAGGCGGTCAGCGCGGCGGTGGGCCGCTTCGTCGCCGTCGGGGAGGCCATCGCCCTGGAGAACCACGAACTCAAGGACGAGATGGGACGCGCCTGCTTCGAGGCCCGCCGCGCCG GGGACGCCATCGCGCAGCTGACCGACGTGGGGCCCGTGCACGCGACCTCGCCGACCGTGTTCGCCGATCGCACGGGGATGGTGAAGGCCGCCCGCCTGCTGCTGTCGTCCGTCACCAAAGTCCTGGTGCTGGCCGACCGGATCGTCATCAAGCAGATCGTGGCGTCGCGCAACAAG GTCCTGGTGACTCTGGACCATCTGGAGCGCGTGAGCACCTTCCAGGAGTTCGTGCAGATCTTCAGCCAGTTCGGCAACGAGATGGTGGACTTCGCCCACCTCACCGGAGACAGGCAGAAC GACTTGAAAGACGAGAAGAAAAAAGCCCGCATGGCCGCCGCTCGGGCCGTGCTGGAGAAGTGCACCATGATGCTCCTGACGGCCTCCAag ACGTGCCTGAGGCACCCGGACTGCGAGTCGGCGCGGATCAACAAGGACGCCGTCTTCCAGCGGATGCGCTGCGCCCTGGAGCAGGTCGTGGACATCGTGACGGAGGCTCACGGCTGCGCGGGCGACGTCTCGCCCGCCGGCATCTACGGCGCCGTCAAGGAGTACAAG ATGAGCGTGGAGGGCCTGCGCGACAACCCGTTGGCCTCGTCGCCGGACGGCGCGGGCCGCCAGCTGGAGGCGCTGGTGGAGCGCACCGAGGACTTCACCGACTCGCCCTACACGGGGCACGAGCAGCGCCAGGCCATCCTGGGCGTGTGCCAGGCGGCCCGCGAGGACGGCCGCCGGCTGCTGCACGCCTGGACCCAGGCC CAGTCGGTCCAGGCCAAGGAGACCACCGAGGAGTTGGAGGTGGCCATCGCCAAGTCGTGCCAGAGCGTCAACGAGCTGACGCGCGAG CTGCATGtggcggcggcgggccgcaCCGCCGAGCTGCTGAGGGTGAACGCCGAGCACTCGCCGCTGCGCGCGCTCAAGGCGGCCGGCGCCGAGGGCGACCTGGAGGCGGTGGCGCGGCATTCCCGAACGCTGACCGAGCAGAAGGAGCAGCTGGTGGAG AACTGCCGGCTGCTGTGTCACGTGTCCGGGACCGAGCCGCTGGAGATCGCTTGCGTGCACGCCGAGGAGACCTTCCACGTCGTCGGCCCGCAG ATCATTTCGGCGGCGCAGACCCTGGCGCTGCACCCGTCCAGCAAGATCGCCAAGGAGAACCTGGAGGTGTTCTGCGAGGCTTGGGAGTCGCAGCTGGGCGACGTGGCGCTGCTGCTGCGCGAGATCGACGACGTCGCCGAGGGAAAGCGAG GAGACAAACGGGGGTATTTGTCACTTCCCAGGTCCGGA aaGCTCTCTTCTAATGTGAAGAACGCCAAGCCCGTCAAGTTGGACGCAGAG GAGCAAAGCGGCGTGGCCAAAGCGGGCCTGGAGCTTCGGCTGCTGTCGTCCGACGTGGACGCCGAGCTGGAGAAGTGGGAGGAGCAAGAGCAGCGGGTGGTCCGCCACGGCCAGAGCGTGGCCAGCATGGCCTACAACATGTACCTCTTCACCAG agGGGAGGGGCTGCTGAAGACCACCCTCGACCTCTTCCATCAAGCCGAG GTTCTGTCTGAAGAAGGACTCCAGTTGTGCTCCTCCCTGCAAGTTTTGTGCACGCAG CTGATCGGTGAAGAGAAGTCGGCGCTGACGTCGGAGGTGGAGAAGCTGGCGGCGGCGTGTCAACAGCTGCAAGCCGGGGCCCGGACCCCCGCGCAGGGCAAGAGCGCCACCTTCCAGAAG GTGGACTCGGCCGTTCAGACCACCCGGGCCGTGCTGACCCTCGTGCTCAACATCCTGCCGGCGTGTAGCAAGCTCAACGCCAAG TCCACGCCGGACGACCCCGCGCCAGTCCGAGACGGCGGCGGCGACTACGCCGTCAAGCCCTTCGAGCAGCGCCTGGCCGGCCTCAACCTGCTGGAGAGCAACTGA
- the ctnnal1 gene encoding alpha-catulin isoform X3 yields MTNWREACIIETLGRTPERHPRITTLINHKDGPRKSERTSAAVQRVGQAVSAAVGRFVAVGEAIALENHELKDEMGRACFEARRAGDAIAQLTDVGPVHATSPTVFADRTGMVKAARLLLSSVTKVLVLADRIVIKQIVASRNKVLVTLDHLERVSTFQEFVQIFSQFGNEMVDFAHLTGDRQNDLKDEKKKARMAAARAVLEKCTMMLLTASKTCLRHPDCESARINKDAVFQRMRCALEQVVDIVTEAHGCAGDVSPAGIYGAVKEYKMSVEGLRDNPLASSPDGAGRQLEALVERTEDFTDSPYTGHEQRQAILGVCQAAREDGRRLLHAWTQAQSVQAKETTEELEVAIAKSCQSVNELTRELHVAAAGRTAELLRVNAEHSPLRALKAAGAEGDLEAVARHSRTLTEQKEQLVENCRLLCHVSGTEPLEIACVHAEETFHVVGPQIISAAQTLALHPSSKIAKENLEVFCEAWESQLGDVALLLREIDDVAEGKRGDKRGYLSLPRSGKLSSNVKNAKPVKLDAEEQSGVAKAGLELRLLSSDVDAELEKWEEQEQRVVRHGQSVASMAYNMYLFTRGEGLLKTTLDLFHQAEVLSEEGLQLCSSLQVLCTQLIGEEKSALTSEVEKLAAACQQLQAGARTPAQGKSATFQKVDSAVQTTRAVLTLVLNILPACSKLNAKSTPDDPAPVRDGGGDYAVKPFEQRLAGLNLLESN; encoded by the exons ATGACGAATTGGCGGGAGGCATGCATAATAGAAACCCTCGGTAGGACTCCCGAGAGGCACCCGAGG ATCACGACGCTGATCAACCACAAAGACGGGCCCAGGAAGTCCGAGCGCACCTCGGCGGCCGTCCAGCGGGTGGGCCAGGCGGTCAGCGCGGCGGTGGGCCGCTTCGTCGCCGTCGGGGAGGCCATCGCCCTGGAGAACCACGAACTCAAGGACGAGATGGGACGCGCCTGCTTCGAGGCCCGCCGCGCCG GGGACGCCATCGCGCAGCTGACCGACGTGGGGCCCGTGCACGCGACCTCGCCGACCGTGTTCGCCGATCGCACGGGGATGGTGAAGGCCGCCCGCCTGCTGCTGTCGTCCGTCACCAAAGTCCTGGTGCTGGCCGACCGGATCGTCATCAAGCAGATCGTGGCGTCGCGCAACAAG GTCCTGGTGACTCTGGACCATCTGGAGCGCGTGAGCACCTTCCAGGAGTTCGTGCAGATCTTCAGCCAGTTCGGCAACGAGATGGTGGACTTCGCCCACCTCACCGGAGACAGGCAGAAC GACTTGAAAGACGAGAAGAAAAAAGCCCGCATGGCCGCCGCTCGGGCCGTGCTGGAGAAGTGCACCATGATGCTCCTGACGGCCTCCAag ACGTGCCTGAGGCACCCGGACTGCGAGTCGGCGCGGATCAACAAGGACGCCGTCTTCCAGCGGATGCGCTGCGCCCTGGAGCAGGTCGTGGACATCGTGACGGAGGCTCACGGCTGCGCGGGCGACGTCTCGCCCGCCGGCATCTACGGCGCCGTCAAGGAGTACAAG ATGAGCGTGGAGGGCCTGCGCGACAACCCGTTGGCCTCGTCGCCGGACGGCGCGGGCCGCCAGCTGGAGGCGCTGGTGGAGCGCACCGAGGACTTCACCGACTCGCCCTACACGGGGCACGAGCAGCGCCAGGCCATCCTGGGCGTGTGCCAGGCGGCCCGCGAGGACGGCCGCCGGCTGCTGCACGCCTGGACCCAGGCC CAGTCGGTCCAGGCCAAGGAGACCACCGAGGAGTTGGAGGTGGCCATCGCCAAGTCGTGCCAGAGCGTCAACGAGCTGACGCGCGAG CTGCATGtggcggcggcgggccgcaCCGCCGAGCTGCTGAGGGTGAACGCCGAGCACTCGCCGCTGCGCGCGCTCAAGGCGGCCGGCGCCGAGGGCGACCTGGAGGCGGTGGCGCGGCATTCCCGAACGCTGACCGAGCAGAAGGAGCAGCTGGTGGAG AACTGCCGGCTGCTGTGTCACGTGTCCGGGACCGAGCCGCTGGAGATCGCTTGCGTGCACGCCGAGGAGACCTTCCACGTCGTCGGCCCGCAG ATCATTTCGGCGGCGCAGACCCTGGCGCTGCACCCGTCCAGCAAGATCGCCAAGGAGAACCTGGAGGTGTTCTGCGAGGCTTGGGAGTCGCAGCTGGGCGACGTGGCGCTGCTGCTGCGCGAGATCGACGACGTCGCCGAGGGAAAGCGAG GAGACAAACGGGGGTATTTGTCACTTCCCAGGTCCGGA aaGCTCTCTTCTAATGTGAAGAACGCCAAGCCCGTCAAGTTGGACGCAGAG GAGCAAAGCGGCGTGGCCAAAGCGGGCCTGGAGCTTCGGCTGCTGTCGTCCGACGTGGACGCCGAGCTGGAGAAGTGGGAGGAGCAAGAGCAGCGGGTGGTCCGCCACGGCCAGAGCGTGGCCAGCATGGCCTACAACATGTACCTCTTCACCAG agGGGAGGGGCTGCTGAAGACCACCCTCGACCTCTTCCATCAAGCCGAG GTTCTGTCTGAAGAAGGACTCCAGTTGTGCTCCTCCCTGCAAGTTTTGTGCACGCAG CTGATCGGTGAAGAGAAGTCGGCGCTGACGTCGGAGGTGGAGAAGCTGGCGGCGGCGTGTCAACAGCTGCAAGCCGGGGCCCGGACCCCCGCGCAGGGCAAGAGCGCCACCTTCCAGAAG GTGGACTCGGCCGTTCAGACCACCCGGGCCGTGCTGACCCTCGTGCTCAACATCCTGCCGGCGTGTAGCAAGCTCAACGCCAAG TCCACGCCGGACGACCCCGCGCCAGTCCGAGACGGCGGCGGCGACTACGCCGTCAAGCCCTTCGAGCAGCGCCTGGCCGGCCTCAACCTGCTGGAGAGCAACTGA